A section of the Leptotrichia buccalis C-1013-b genome encodes:
- the tuf gene encoding elongation factor Tu has protein sequence MAKAKFERSKPHVNVGTIGHVDHGKTTTTAAISKVLAEKGLAEKVDFENIDQAPEERERGITINTAHIEYETEKRHYAHVDCPGHADYVKNMITGAAQMDGAILVVSAADGPMPQTREHILLARQVGVPYIVVYLNKVDMVDDEELLELVEMEVRELLTEYGFPGDDVPVIKGSSLGALNGEQKWIDAIVELMDAVDEYIPTPERPVDQSFLMPIEDVFTITGRGTVVTGRVERGVIKVGEEVEIVGIKPTTKTTVTGVEMFRKLLDSGQAGDNIGALLRGTKKEEVERGQVLAKPGTINPHTGFKSEVYVLTKDEGGRHTPFFTGYKPQFYFRTTDITGEVNLPEGVEMVMPGDNIEMTVELIHPIAMEEGLRFAIREGGRTVASGVVATITK, from the coding sequence ATGGCAAAAGCTAAATTTGAAAGAAGCAAACCACACGTAAACGTAGGAACAATCGGTCACGTTGACCATGGAAAAACAACAACAACAGCAGCAATATCAAAAGTATTGGCTGAAAAAGGGCTAGCTGAAAAAGTTGATTTTGAAAACATCGACCAAGCCCCTGAAGAAAGAGAAAGAGGGATTACAATCAACACAGCTCATATCGAATACGAAACAGAAAAAAGACACTATGCTCACGTTGACTGTCCAGGCCATGCCGATTACGTAAAAAATATGATTACAGGAGCAGCTCAAATGGATGGTGCTATCCTAGTAGTATCAGCAGCTGATGGTCCTATGCCTCAAACAAGAGAACATATCCTACTTGCAAGACAAGTTGGAGTTCCTTATATCGTAGTTTACTTAAACAAAGTAGATATGGTAGATGACGAAGAATTATTAGAATTAGTAGAAATGGAAGTAAGAGAATTACTAACAGAATATGGATTCCCTGGAGACGATGTACCAGTAATCAAAGGGTCTTCATTAGGAGCACTAAATGGAGAACAAAAATGGATAGATGCAATTGTTGAACTTATGGACGCAGTTGACGAATATATCCCAACACCAGAAAGACCAGTTGACCAATCATTCTTGATGCCAATTGAAGACGTGTTCACAATTACAGGAAGAGGAACAGTTGTAACAGGAAGAGTAGAAAGAGGAGTAATCAAGGTTGGTGAAGAAGTGGAAATCGTAGGAATCAAACCAACAACAAAAACAACTGTAACAGGAGTAGAAATGTTCAGAAAATTATTAGATTCAGGACAAGCTGGAGATAATATAGGAGCATTATTAAGAGGAACTAAGAAAGAAGAAGTGGAAAGAGGACAAGTACTTGCTAAACCAGGAACAATCAATCCACATACAGGATTTAAATCAGAAGTATATGTATTGACGAAAGATGAAGGAGGAAGACATACACCATTCTTCACAGGATACAAACCACAATTCTACTTCAGAACGACTGATATTACAGGAGAAGTAAACTTACCAGAAGGAGTAGAAATGGTAATGCCTGGAGATAACATTGAAATGACAGTAGAATTAATTCACCCAATCGCGATGGAAGAAGGATTAAGATTTGCGATAAGAGAAGGTGGAAGAACAGTAGCTTCAGGAGTAGTTGCAACTATTACTAAATAG